The Equus caballus isolate H_3958 breed thoroughbred chromosome 12, TB-T2T, whole genome shotgun sequence genome contains a region encoding:
- the RELA gene encoding transcription factor p65, protein MEDLFPLIFPSEPAQASGPYVEIIEQPKQRGMRFRYKCEGRSAGSIPGERSTDTTKTHPTIKINGYTGPGTVRISLVTKDPPHRPHPHELVGKDCRDGFYEAELCPDRCIHSFQNLGIQCVKKRDLEQAISQRIQTNNNPFQVPIEEQRGDYDLNAVRLCFQVTVRDPAGRPLRLSPVLSHPIFDNRAPNTAELKICRVNRNSGSCLGGDEIFLLCDKVQKEDIEVYFTGPGWEARGSFSQADVHRQVAIVFRTPPYADPSLQAPVRVSMQLRRPSDRELSEPMEFQYLPDTDDRHRIEEKRKRTYETFKSIMKKSPFNGPTDPRPPPRRIAVPARSSASVPKPAPQPYPFTPSLSTINFEEFSPMVFPSGTIPSQTSALAPAPAPVLAQAPAPAPAMASALAQAPAPVPVLAAGLAQAVAPPAPRTTQAGEGTLTEALLQLQFDADEDLGALLGNNTDPAVFTDLASVDNSEFQQLLNQGVSMAPHTAEPMLMEYPEAITRLMSGSQRPPDPAPAPLGASGLPNGLLSGDEDFSSISDMDFSALLSQISS, encoded by the exons ATGGAAG ACCTGTTCCCCCTCATCTTCCCTTCGG agccagcccaggcTTCTGGCCCCTATGTGGAGATCATTGAGCAGCCCAAGCAGCGGGGCATGCGCTTCCGCTACAAGTGCGAGGGGCGCTCAGCGGGCAGCATCCCGGGCGAGAGGAGCACGGATACCACCAAGACCCACCCCACCATCAAG ATCAATGGCTACACGGGGCCAGGGACAGTTCGCATCTCCCTGGTCACCAAGGACCCTCCTCACCGGCCTCACCCCCACGAGCTTGTGGGGAAAGACTGCCGGGACGGCTTCTATGAGGCTGAGCTCTGCCCTGACCGCTGCATCCACAG CTTCCAGAACCTGGGGATCCAGTGTGTAAAGAAGCGAGACCTGGAGCAGGCCATCAGTCAGCGCATCCAGACCAACAACAACCCCTTCCAAG TTCCCATAGAAGAGCAGCGTGGGGACTACGACCTGAATGCGGTGCGGCTATGCTTCCAGGTGACAGTGCGGGACCCGGCAGGCAGGCCCCTCCGCCTGTCGCCTGTCCTTTCTCATCCCATCTTTGACAACC GCGCCCCCAACACTGCTGAGCTCAAGATCTGCCGAGTGAACCGGAACTCCGGGAGCTGCCTCGGGGGCGATGAGATCTTCCTGCTTTGTGACAAGGTGCAGAAAG AGGACATCGAGGTGTATTTCACGGGACCAGGCTGGGAGGCCCGAGGCTCCTTTTCACAAGCCGATGTTCACCGACAAGTGGCCATTGTGTTCCGGACACCTCCCTACGCGGACCCCAGCCTGCAGGCCCCCGTGCGTGTCTCCATGCAGCTGCGGCGGCCTTCGGATCGGGAGCTCAGCGAGCCCATGGAGTTCCAGTATTTGCCAGACACAG ATGATCGTCACCGAATTGAGGAGAAACGCAAAAGGACATATGAGACCTTCAAGAGCATCATGAAAAAGAGTCCTTTCAATG GACCCACCgacccccggcccccgccccggcgCATTGCTGTGCCTGCCCGCAGCTCAGCCTCCGTCCCCAAGCCAG ctccccagccctATCCCTTTACGCCATCCCTCAGCACCATCAACTTTGAGGAATTTTCCCCCATGGTCTTTCCTTCTGGGACGATCCCAAGCCAGACCTCGGCCTTGgcaccagcccctgccccagtcctggcgcaggccccagcccctgccccagccatgGCATCAGCTCTGGCCCAGGCCCCAGCTCCCGTCCCTGTCCTAGCCGCAGGCCTTGCTCAGGCCGTGGCCCCGCCTGCCCCCAGGACCACCCAAGCTGGGGAAGGGACACTGACGGAGGCCCTGCTGCAGCTGCAGTTTGATGCTGATGAAGACCTGGGGGCCCTGCTCGGCAATAACACTGACCCGGCCGTGTTCACGGACCTGGCATCTGTCGACAACTCTGAGTTTCAGCAGCTGCTGAACCAGGGTGTCTCTATGGCCCCCCACACAGCTGAGCCCATGCTGATGGAGTACCCTGAGGCTATAACTCGCCTGATGTCAGGGTCCCAGCGGCCCCCTGACCCAGCTCCCGCTCCCCTGGGGGCCTCTGGGCTCCCCAACGGTCTCCTCTCAGGGGATGAAGACTTCTCCTCCATTTCGGACATGGACTTCTCAGCCCTTCTGAGTCAGATCAGCTCCTAG